One window of Bacillus sp. THAF10 genomic DNA carries:
- the glgA gene encoding glycogen synthase GlgA: MKVLFVVAECVPFVKSGGLGDVAGALPKELKKLGTDVRVILPKYGQIPDVYQNKMKRIQTTFVDVGWRRQYCGIDELTLDEVTYYFVDNEYYFKRDSLYGHYDDGERFSFFSRAVLESMTLIDFVPDVIHCHDWHTGMVNFILEREYKTNPRFEHIQSVFTIHNLQFQGIFPRSILQDLLKISDSYFHPDQLEFYGNVNFMKAALVASGLITTVSPTYKDEIQTEYFGEKLDGVLRNRSDALIGIINGIDDELYNPATDEWIERKYSSQELKMKKQNKTSLQQLCGLPVNDETPIIAMVSRLTKQKGLDLVTRVLHEVLHDDVQIVILGTGEPSFEHYFRELQYRFPKKVRTFIGFDEPLAHQIYAGADMFLMPSQFEPCGLGQLIALRYGTIPIVRETGGLNDTVHSYDETTLEGNGFTFTNFNAHDMLFTIRRAISFYEQPEVWKGIVKEAMSRDYSWAKSAFKYNQLYSTLMARSGVHVL; the protein is encoded by the coding sequence GTGAAAGTACTATTTGTCGTTGCGGAATGTGTCCCGTTTGTGAAGTCAGGTGGCTTGGGAGATGTGGCGGGTGCATTACCAAAAGAGTTAAAAAAGCTAGGAACTGATGTTAGGGTCATTTTACCGAAATACGGGCAAATTCCTGATGTCTATCAAAACAAAATGAAGCGCATCCAAACGACATTTGTAGATGTTGGCTGGCGCCGTCAATATTGCGGAATAGATGAATTGACTCTCGATGAGGTGACTTATTATTTTGTAGATAATGAGTACTATTTTAAGCGCGATTCCCTTTATGGTCACTACGACGATGGGGAACGCTTTTCCTTTTTCTCCAGAGCAGTGTTGGAAAGTATGACGTTAATTGATTTTGTTCCAGATGTCATTCATTGTCATGATTGGCACACTGGGATGGTGAACTTTATCTTAGAAAGAGAATATAAAACGAACCCACGGTTTGAACATATCCAAAGTGTGTTCACCATCCATAATCTTCAGTTTCAGGGTATTTTCCCACGTTCGATTTTACAGGACTTGCTGAAGATAAGTGATTCTTATTTTCATCCTGATCAGCTGGAGTTTTACGGAAATGTGAATTTCATGAAGGCCGCATTGGTAGCTTCTGGTTTGATTACAACGGTTAGCCCTACTTATAAAGATGAGATCCAAACGGAATATTTTGGAGAAAAATTAGATGGTGTGTTACGCAATCGGAGTGACGCTCTCATAGGGATCATCAATGGCATTGATGATGAGTTGTATAATCCAGCAACAGATGAATGGATTGAACGTAAATATTCGTCTCAAGAGTTAAAAATGAAAAAACAAAATAAAACTTCATTGCAACAATTATGTGGGTTGCCTGTGAACGACGAGACACCTATTATCGCAATGGTAAGTAGACTAACAAAGCAAAAGGGCTTAGACCTTGTGACGCGTGTGTTACATGAGGTTCTTCATGATGATGTACAGATAGTGATTTTGGGAACGGGAGAGCCTTCTTTCGAACATTATTTCAGAGAGCTTCAATATCGTTTTCCTAAAAAGGTTCGTACGTTTATTGGCTTTGATGAGCCTTTAGCACATCAAATATATGCTGGTGCGGATATGTTTTTAATGCCTTCACAATTTGAACCATGTGGTTTAGGTCAGCTTATCGCTTTAAGGTATGGAACCATCCCAATTGTAAGGGAAACAGGGGGGTTAAATGATACCGTACATTCATATGATGAAACGACGTTAGAGGGTAATGGTTTTACCTTTACGAACTTCAATGCTCACGATATGCTTTTTACAATCAGACGCGCTATCAGCTTTTATGAACAGCCAGAGGTATGGAAAGGGATAGTAAAAGAAGCAATGAGCCGAGATTATAGCTGGGCAAAGTCAGCTTTTAAGTATAATCAACTTTATTCAACTTTAATGGCTAGGAGTGGCGTGCATGTTCTCTAA
- a CDS encoding lipase family protein translates to MVQDILSKDWAVFLAHCCQLAYDQLLQNGIFYPPKGFELVKEFKGISFHTQEWFGFIIESSDAIVISFRGTQTDPDWIADAEIYQENFPYCHSPALVHSGFLSVYESMREELMTSLQERDNLKTLFVTGHSLGGALATLFAVDASINLNFKTICMYNYGSPRVGDKAFAKLYNDNVPLSIRFVNLADLVPFVPPRKVVGPFSKKTWLYSHTENQSIFLIREGSIVKNHSMETYLRAMKEKL, encoded by the coding sequence ATGGTGCAGGATATACTTTCAAAAGACTGGGCTGTATTTTTAGCGCATTGTTGTCAGCTAGCGTATGATCAACTTCTTCAAAATGGGATCTTTTATCCCCCTAAAGGGTTTGAACTTGTAAAGGAGTTTAAAGGGATCTCCTTTCATACACAGGAATGGTTTGGTTTTATCATAGAATCAAGTGATGCGATTGTCATTAGTTTTAGGGGGACGCAAACAGACCCAGATTGGATCGCTGACGCTGAGATCTACCAGGAAAATTTTCCGTACTGTCATTCACCCGCCCTTGTTCATAGCGGTTTTTTATCTGTTTATGAGTCGATGCGGGAGGAATTAATGACTAGCTTACAAGAGCGTGACAATCTAAAAACCTTATTTGTGACAGGGCATAGCCTTGGGGGCGCACTTGCTACTCTTTTTGCAGTAGATGCGAGTATAAATTTAAACTTTAAAACCATTTGTATGTACAATTACGGCTCCCCTCGAGTCGGAGATAAAGCATTTGCAAAACTTTATAATGATAATGTTCCGTTATCCATTCGCTTTGTCAATCTTGCTGACCTTGTCCCATTTGTTCCACCAAGAAAGGTTGTGGGCCCTTTTAGCAAGAAAACCTGGCTTTATTCCCATACGGAGAACCAATCCATCTTTTTAATACGAGAAGGTTCGATCGTGAAAAACCACAGTATGGAGACTTATCTAAGAGCGATGAAAGAAAAATTATAA
- a CDS encoding glycogen/starch/alpha-glucan phosphorylase: protein MFSNKEQFKAVFLKKLESMYGKSFQESTSRDHYHTLGNMVREYISANWIATTERNRAKDEKQVYYLSIEFLLGRLLGSNLLNLGIQQVVEDGLHDLGLELSAIEEIEADAGLGNGGLGRLAACFLDSLASLDLPGHGCGIRYKHGLFDQKFVDGYQVELPEQWLRHGNVWEIRKPDQAVEINFWGKVESYHENGKEMFRHVKGEAITAVPYDMPVVGYQTDTVNMLRLWSAEPAPFPVHKDIMQYKRDTEAVSEFLYPDDTHDEGKILRLKQQYFLVAASIGSIVRSYRKKNSSLLDFHKRVTIHINDTHPVLAIPELMRILLDEEELTWEQAWEITSHTISYTNHTTLSEALEKWPITIFQPLLPRIFMIVEEINERFCQELWNKYPGQWKRIEEMAILAHGLVKMAHLAVVGSFSVNGVAKLHTEILKDREMRLFYEVFPNKFNNKTNGITHRRWLLKANPQLTALIQDTIGYGWMKDTMQLRQLDLYAEDPLFLEKLDKVKRSRKEILGERIRKQTGMLIDPDSIFDVQVKRLHAYKRQLLNVFHIMYLYNRLKEDSSFDIHPRTFIFGAKASPGYYYAKRVIKLINALADKVNNDPAIHGRIKIIFLENYRVSLAEDIFPAADISEQISTASKEASGTGNMKFMMNGAITIGTLDGANIEIKEEVGEENMFIFGLTAEEVLNFYQNGGYRSSEYYHHDKRIQQILEQLVNGFFPDVDDHFEPIHDSLLMQNDEYFVLKDFSSYLDAQARVDAAYRNRNKWLTMSAKNIAHSGFFSSDRTIKQYAKEIWGLEPSYSKR from the coding sequence ATGTTCTCTAATAAAGAACAATTTAAGGCGGTTTTTTTGAAAAAACTAGAGAGTATGTACGGAAAAAGCTTTCAAGAATCTACCTCTAGAGATCATTACCATACCCTTGGAAATATGGTTCGTGAATACATTAGTGCTAACTGGATTGCAACGACTGAAAGAAATCGTGCAAAGGATGAAAAACAAGTCTATTATTTATCGATCGAATTCTTGTTAGGAAGATTACTTGGAAGTAATCTGTTGAATTTAGGAATTCAACAAGTTGTGGAAGATGGTTTGCATGACTTAGGACTTGAATTGTCAGCGATTGAAGAGATTGAAGCGGATGCAGGTCTTGGTAATGGAGGCCTTGGCAGACTTGCTGCTTGCTTTCTAGATTCTCTCGCCTCCCTTGATCTTCCTGGTCATGGCTGCGGCATTCGCTACAAGCATGGGCTTTTCGATCAAAAATTTGTAGATGGCTATCAGGTGGAGCTCCCTGAGCAGTGGCTAAGACATGGAAACGTGTGGGAAATCCGAAAACCCGATCAGGCTGTGGAAATAAATTTTTGGGGAAAAGTCGAATCGTATCATGAGAATGGAAAGGAAATGTTTCGGCATGTAAAAGGCGAAGCCATTACAGCGGTTCCCTATGATATGCCAGTGGTTGGGTATCAAACAGACACGGTTAATATGCTAAGACTTTGGAGCGCTGAGCCTGCACCGTTTCCCGTACATAAAGATATTATGCAATATAAGCGTGATACAGAGGCAGTATCGGAGTTTCTTTATCCTGATGACACACATGATGAGGGGAAAATTCTTCGTCTGAAGCAGCAATATTTTCTCGTTGCTGCAAGCATTGGGAGCATTGTTCGTTCGTATCGTAAAAAAAATAGTAGTTTACTAGATTTTCATAAAAGAGTAACCATTCATATTAATGACACTCATCCTGTTCTCGCCATACCAGAACTGATGAGAATCCTTTTGGATGAAGAGGAATTGACTTGGGAACAGGCATGGGAAATTACGTCTCATACCATATCCTATACCAATCATACAACACTTTCAGAGGCTCTCGAAAAATGGCCAATCACCATTTTTCAACCGTTGCTTCCCCGTATATTTATGATTGTCGAAGAGATAAATGAACGTTTTTGCCAAGAGCTGTGGAACAAATATCCGGGACAATGGAAAAGGATTGAAGAGATGGCGATTCTTGCTCACGGATTGGTGAAAATGGCACATTTAGCCGTAGTAGGGAGCTTTAGTGTAAATGGTGTGGCGAAGCTTCATACCGAAATTTTAAAAGATCGAGAAATGAGACTTTTTTATGAGGTTTTCCCAAACAAATTCAACAATAAAACAAATGGAATCACGCATCGTCGTTGGTTGTTAAAGGCAAACCCGCAGCTAACTGCTCTCATCCAGGATACCATCGGTTATGGATGGATGAAGGATACGATGCAGCTTCGTCAGTTGGATTTGTATGCAGAGGATCCCCTGTTTTTAGAGAAACTCGATAAGGTTAAGCGTAGCAGAAAAGAAATTTTAGGCGAACGGATCCGTAAACAAACAGGAATGCTAATTGACCCAGATAGTATTTTTGATGTGCAGGTTAAACGTCTTCATGCCTATAAACGTCAGCTTTTAAACGTTTTTCATATTATGTATTTATATAACCGATTAAAAGAGGATAGTAGTTTTGATATTCATCCAAGAACCTTTATTTTTGGGGCTAAAGCTTCTCCAGGCTATTATTATGCAAAGCGTGTTATTAAACTTATTAATGCATTGGCAGATAAAGTGAATAACGATCCTGCAATTCATGGACGAATAAAAATTATTTTCCTTGAAAACTACAGAGTGTCACTTGCAGAAGATATCTTCCCGGCGGCAGATATTAGCGAGCAAATCTCCACAGCAAGCAAAGAAGCTTCTGGTACTGGGAATATGAAATTCATGATGAATGGTGCAATCACCATAGGTACGTTGGATGGAGCGAATATTGAAATAAAAGAAGAAGTTGGCGAAGAAAATATGTTCATTTTTGGACTAACAGCCGAAGAGGTATTGAATTTTTATCAAAATGGAGGCTATCGTTCTAGTGAGTATTATCACCATGATAAACGAATTCAACAGATTCTTGAGCAATTAGTCAATGGTTTTTTCCCAGATGTGGATGATCATTTCGAGCCAATACACGATTCGCTTCTTATGCAAAATGACGAATACTTTGTTCTAAAAGACTTTTCCTCTTATTTGGATGCCCAGGCACGGGTGGACGCAGCGTATCGTAATAGAAATAAATGGCTGACAATGAGTGCAAAAAATATTGCCCATTCTGGCTTCTTCTCCAGTGACCGAACCATTAAACAGTACGCAAAAGAAATATGGGGTCTTGAACCAAGTTATAGTAAACGATAA
- a CDS encoding sugar phosphate nucleotidyltransferase translates to MKQTMLGIIDATIHNEAMKELTEKRSIAAVPFAGRYRLIDFVLSNMVNSDIQSVAIFPRYQYRSLMDHLGSGKQWDLDRKRDGLFFFPSSGSNLDTNTGSFQHFKENEDFFARSNQEYVVIANSFTVCNMNFKHILNRHIQNKCDITHVVKDEESLDMYVLKKELLVALFMNHEETGYTSIMDVVEDITSGYKICNYEYTEYAAVIDSLESYYKHSLELLNPTVWKQVFVKENPVFTKVKDEPPTSYSKDAYVKNSMIANGAIIEGHVENSIIFRGVKIAKGTVIKNSIVMQKGVIGEKCVLDSVILDKDVRVEANAILTGTKVAPYLVKKGSIQGALMNS, encoded by the coding sequence ATGAAGCAAACAATGTTAGGAATTATTGATGCGACCATTCATAATGAAGCGATGAAGGAATTAACAGAAAAGAGGTCTATTGCGGCAGTTCCATTTGCAGGCCGCTACCGATTAATAGATTTTGTATTATCAAATATGGTAAATTCAGATATCCAGAGTGTGGCAATTTTTCCAAGATATCAATATCGTTCCTTAATGGATCACCTTGGATCCGGTAAGCAGTGGGACCTAGATAGAAAACGAGACGGCTTGTTTTTCTTTCCTAGCTCAGGTAGTAATCTTGATACAAATACTGGCTCGTTTCAACATTTTAAAGAAAATGAAGACTTCTTTGCTCGCAGTAATCAAGAGTATGTCGTGATTGCGAATAGTTTTACCGTTTGTAACATGAATTTCAAACATATTTTAAATCGACATATTCAAAATAAATGTGATATTACACATGTTGTAAAGGATGAAGAATCCTTAGATATGTATGTGCTCAAAAAGGAACTGCTAGTAGCGTTATTTATGAATCATGAAGAAACAGGATACACAAGCATAATGGATGTAGTTGAGGACATTACAAGTGGATACAAGATTTGCAACTATGAATACACGGAATATGCAGCAGTCATTGATTCACTGGAAAGCTATTACAAGCATAGTCTCGAACTACTTAATCCTACTGTATGGAAGCAGGTATTTGTGAAAGAGAACCCTGTGTTTACGAAGGTAAAAGATGAGCCTCCAACAAGCTATTCCAAAGATGCTTATGTTAAGAACTCCATGATTGCAAACGGAGCTATTATTGAAGGACATGTAGAAAACAGTATTATCTTCCGTGGAGTGAAGATTGCAAAGGGAACAGTGATAAAAAACTCTATTGTCATGCAAAAAGGGGTAATTGGAGAAAAGTGTGTTTTAGATTCTGTTATCTTAGACAAAGATGTTAGGGTAGAAGCAAACGCGATACTTACAGGAACAAAGGTAGCACCATACTTGGTGAAAAAAGGTTCAATACAAGGAGCTCTGATGAATTCGTGA